AACCCGGGTCGAGGAGTCGGGATCGGACGACGAGTGGGACGACCCGCCAGGCGTCGAGTAGTAGAAAACGCGCCCTTTAACCGGCCGACGAGGTAAGAAAGGGCGATGGCAACGCCCCGGGTCCCCGGCGACGAGGCGATCGAGCTTCCCTGTGGCGAGTCGGTCTCGCTTGCGGAACTCGACATGGGGCTTCGCGAGTATTCCTGTACCTGTGGCGAGCGCCACGCGGTCGTGATGGACGTCCACCCTCCCTCCCGGTTCGTCCCCGAATCCATCGTCGTGGTGCTCAGAGAGACCGTCGAGACCGAAGACGAGTTCGAGGAGTTCGGCACGCCACACGTCATGGGCATCGTTTTGGAGGAGTTTCCCGACCAGGTGATCGCCGAGGACCTCTCGGAGAACGGCCAGGTCGGGTATTCGATGCTCTGGCTGACGGACTTCGACTCGCGACGCCTGCACGTCATCGTCGTCGAGTTGCTGATCGAACTGATGGAACACGCAATCAGCCACGCCGAGGACTCGGGAGCCACGAACGAGTTCGAAGAGCAGATGCTCGAGTTCGACGTCGAGGCGTTCGTCGACGATTATCGAACGGCCCGCGAGTTCGAGAGCGAGTTCGACCGGCCGGCCTGAGGGGACAAACGGTTTGTGGACGAACGATCATTGAGGAGTATGGCTACCACCGACCGCTCGCGGGAGCGCCGCGAGGAGATCGAGGCGATCCTCGAACGCAAGCCGGGCGTCCGCGAGGTCCGGGACGAGGCCGACCGCTACACCGTCGTCGGGGCCGCGGGGCGGGGCACCTACGCGAACTGGCTGACGCCCATCGAGGAGCACTTCGTCTGTCACCGCAACGCGATCCCCGAGATCGCGGACGACTCCTGGACGATCACCTTTTCCGGCGGTCTCGACGGCGAGACCTCGGTGGCCGAACTCACAGATAGATTCCCTATGGTCGCGGTCGCCCACACGATGGAGTGTGCGGGAAACGGCCGCGGCCAGCACGAGCCCGAGACCGCAAGCGTCCAGTGGGGCTTCGAGGCCGCCGCCACGGCTGTCTGGACCGGCGTTCCCCTCAGTTCCGTTCTCCGAGCGTTCTCGGACGAGATCCCCGAATCGGGCTGGCTGACCGCCATCGGCGGCGACCCCGGCGAAGAGGGCGTCTTCGCGCGCTCAATCCCCCTCGAGAAGGCGACCGACGACTGCATCCTGGCCGTGAGTATCAACGGACAGTCGATCCCGGCCGAACACGGCTACCCAGTACGATTGCTCGTTCCGGGCTGGTACGGCGTCAACAGCGTGAAGTGGCTCGACGAGCTCCGACTCATGGACTCGATGGTCACGGAGGGATCGCTCGACCGTCCGGGCCGACACGCGAAGTGGCAACAGGAGGACTATCGGATCCACCCCGCGGGTGAGACCCCTGAGCCGATGGAAACCATCGAGACGTTCGACACGTGGGACCAGTTCGAGTCCGACGAGATCGACCATCCCTACACGTTCGACCAGAACGTGATGTCGCTGATCGGGACGCCCGACGGCGAGGACCCGATCCGCGCGGGCTCGGTCGACGTCTGTGGGGTCGCATGGGCGGGCGACGATCCGGTCGAGCGCGTCGAGGTCTCGTTTGATGGCGGCGAGGGTTGGACCGAGGCCGAGCGCTTCGGCCCCGACTACGCCGGCGCGTGGCGGCTCTTCCGGACCTCGTGGGACGCGGAACCGGGGACTCACACGCTCGTCTCGCGGGCGACCGACGACCGCGGGCGGACCCAACCGGCGACGATCGGCTCTCCCGAGGAAGGGTTCGATTCCCTCGATTCCGGGCGATACCCGTGGAATGAGGGCGGGTACGCCGCGAACGCCTTCCTGCCGAACGCCGTCGAAGTCGAGGTCGAGCCCGTCGAGTAGGCTTCGAATCTCGAAATCCGGCTTCGCTTTTCACAACGTATCGTTCCTCTTATTACGATGTGCGAACTGGATCCGGGTGATGACCGACGAGGACACGGTCGACGGGGAGCAACGGACGATCCTTCTCATCGGGAGCGGCCCGATCCAGATCGGACAGGCCGCCGAGTTCGACTACTCGGGCGCACAGGCCTGCCGAGCGCTACAGGAGGAAGGAGTCCGAGTCGTCCTCGTCAACTCGAACCCTGCGACGATCATGACAGACCCCGAGATGGCCGACAAGGTCTACATCGAGCCCATCACCACCGAACCCATCGCGGAGATCATCCGGAAGGAGCGTCCCGATGGCGTGATCGCCGGGCTGGGCGGCCAGACCGGGCTCAACGTGACCGCGGAACTCGCCGAGGAAGGGGTCCTGGAGGAGTACGACGTCGAGATCATGGGCACGCCGCTGGATACCATCTACGCGACCGAGGACCGCGATCAGTTCCGCGATCGCATGGAGGAGTTGGATCAGCCGATGCCCCGCTCGCGGACCATCGAGTCCGTCGGCGCGGTCGAGGACGCCGTCGAGGCCGTCGGCGGCCTGCCCGTGATCATGCGTACGACCTACACGCTCGGCGGGAGCGGGTCGGGCGTCGTCGAG
The DNA window shown above is from Halalkalicoccus subterraneus and carries:
- a CDS encoding DUF5815 family protein — its product is MATPRVPGDEAIELPCGESVSLAELDMGLREYSCTCGERHAVVMDVHPPSRFVPESIVVVLRETVETEDEFEEFGTPHVMGIVLEEFPDQVIAEDLSENGQVGYSMLWLTDFDSRRLHVIVVELLIELMEHAISHAEDSGATNEFEEQMLEFDVEAFVDDYRTAREFESEFDRPA
- a CDS encoding molybdopterin-dependent oxidoreductase yields the protein MATTDRSRERREEIEAILERKPGVREVRDEADRYTVVGAAGRGTYANWLTPIEEHFVCHRNAIPEIADDSWTITFSGGLDGETSVAELTDRFPMVAVAHTMECAGNGRGQHEPETASVQWGFEAAATAVWTGVPLSSVLRAFSDEIPESGWLTAIGGDPGEEGVFARSIPLEKATDDCILAVSINGQSIPAEHGYPVRLLVPGWYGVNSVKWLDELRLMDSMVTEGSLDRPGRHAKWQQEDYRIHPAGETPEPMETIETFDTWDQFESDEIDHPYTFDQNVMSLIGTPDGEDPIRAGSVDVCGVAWAGDDPVERVEVSFDGGEGWTEAERFGPDYAGAWRLFRTSWDAEPGTHTLVSRATDDRGRTQPATIGSPEEGFDSLDSGRYPWNEGGYAANAFLPNAVEVEVEPVE